The stretch of DNA GGTTACTAATTTCTTTCAGAAAAAAATTATGAAACGCAAATCAACCCACTGGATCAAGTCAAGGAGTTCCATAAACGCATGGGTAGATAGAACAATGAGAGAGCATCATTTATCTCCACCTCACCCCGTAAAGTAAATAAAAACATTCACAGAAAAGAGCTTGTAAACAAGATGCATTAACATTTTTACAGATCTAGTGACACTACCTTTCAGAGTTAAGAATCGGGTCACAACAGGTCCAAAAATGACAACCCCTCACTCAGTAAATAAATGGCACATGCTGTCAAGGACTCAAGGTGCCTAATAAGTAACAAGAGCAACTTTATGGAGAGTTTAAATGTAAAGTTGCTCTTAAGCTCATCTGACAGCTGAAAATTAATGTGTAAGCTAATTGGTGAGAGTCATGGGACCATGTTGATACGGTTGCTCATAGTTGCCTGTTGATTGATGGTCATTGGTAGTTGATACTTGATACACTATCACAAGCCCACGTCTGCAACTGCCTTGTTCAGGTCTTTTTGGTGCTATTAAAACATAATCCAAGAAACTAGCCAACTAGGAATATAGACCCCATATCTTGATAAAACGTTTTCTATCGACATGaatgaaacaacaaaattttGATAAACTGAAGTAGTACTACACCTTTTAAAGTCGTATCAATTTTCTTCATTGGATCTTTATCAACTATACCCACACATTCGCGTGAAATTTCGCATTTTATGGCTGACAAATGCACCTACAAGAATATAAAGAATATGTCACTGCTTTCAAGACTAGGCTGCAAATCGAAATAATACATAAATCCAAGTATGCTCACCTCCTGAATACATGGCTGATAATCTTGTTGCACAGAGCTTTCAACATCATTAGATGGAAGTGCAGCTCCCTGAAATGGTGTTCTCGAGATAGCATCATGCTCAGTTTTCTCATTAACAAACTCCAAGGTCTTGGTAGTTGAAGGAGAATTTCCAAGATGAACCTAGACACAATTGATTAAGACAGAATTTAAATATATGGCTGGGTATTATTAAACAGTAGCAGACAAGCCTACTACCTAATACCTCGAATCGAGTAGTTTTATGAGGTATGTAActcatactccctcccattcactgAAATCATACCAATAATTGAATATATGTGAGGACTCTGAGGAGTAGTTTATTCAAACTGTATGATTCCAGTGAATGGCGTGGGGGGAGGGAAGTACTAGTTAAGACTATCCGACAAAGGTCCAAGGGTCTGTTTATTCGACTTAAATGAAAAATTATCATGATTTGTCTTAAAATGATGTATCCAACCATCATGTCCAGGTGTCAAGTTCCAGGCAAGGGTACAGGAGGTAATATGAAGAGCTGAAGGCTGAAGCAACATAGGCTATGACCATATGTTTAAAGGATGATACAGACAAGTGACCTTGATTCAAACAATCGGCTACGGCAAGAATATAAATTGAAGTACAAACCTCACAAACAACAGTATTATCAAGATCCTGAATTTCCCGGGATCTCTTTTGTAGGGTTTGAAGACCACTAAATTCAGATTTTCCCTCTGAATGCTCATGTCGAGGTAATCTTATAATCTCGTTGTTATCCCACCTACATCCTGCTTCTGAAAATGATCTTTCAGTAACTTCACTCAGAAGATGATTACAATCATCCCTCTCCTGTGAGAAACTAGGTGATTTGCATTCAGATGGAGAAGCTTTAGGCTGTTCTTCAGGTGAGAAACTAGGTGATTTGCATTCAGAAGGAGAAGCTTTAGGCTGTTCTTCAGGTGCAATTATTCCAACAGGCTGATGGTTAGGGAGTTGTTGCCTTGGACAAAAGCAACAAGATTTCAAGTGTTGGAGTTCTTTCTCCATTTCCAAATACTGAACATGTCCAGTGCTTATATTTTCAGTCAGTAGATCAATTTCTGTTTGCATCGCCTATACCATATAATCACCACCTATTAGAGGCATATCAAAACAAACTGCATTGGCCAAGCTGTTACAAGATTGTTATTGAGTTGCTACCTTGACTTTCTCCTTATACTGCTTCAGAACATTCCACAAAGCCTTCGCAAAACCTTGCATGACGTAATAATCTCTTTGTAGCTTTGCATTAGGATTATTTACCTCTGCAAGGGCGGCTTCACTTGCTTCCATGCTATCGTCATTAACTTTATTAGAGATGTCTGCACTTTCAGCCACTTAAAGTTCAGATAAGTGGTTTCATAATACATAAAGCATAGAGGGACGAGAGAAAAATATGAATAAGCATGGACATAAACCTTCATTGGAAAACTTGCTTAGTCCTCCTGTAGTCCTCTCCACCCcatcctacaaaaaaaaaaaaactaggaaGTCAAGCAAGAATGCTGTAGTCCAACGAGTACAAGCACATACACGCTACTAAATAGAAAAACTAGTTAAAGCATGTTGCTGCCAGCTTGCCATGAATAGCATCTCCTCATCTCAAACTTTCTATAACAAAGAACTTTAGAGTCAACAAATTCTAGAGCACCTAGAATCTGGAAATAAGCGCATATGGAGATCCAGAGGACAGTTATTGAAAATTAAAGTGGCCTTGATAAgggggaaaaaaaaaaagataaaccgcATTATTAGAATAGAAAAAGAATCTGAGAGTTGAGACAAATAAAAATCTCCCTCTAAACAAAAGCTACATTTTAGAAATTTGGTCCTTGATTCTAGTGCTGAGATTCTGAGAAGATGCAGCTAAGCCATGACTAGCTAGTTTTTTTTCCTCCGCTAGGCTCCTAGCTTAACTGTATCCTTTTCAAATAGCATCCCTCTCCGGTAACAGATAAACGATGGAATAGAAAATAGAAACTTTATAATCTTTGCAAGAATATTTATGTACACAAGAGACATATTGCCATATTGGATAAAACGGTATTTCGAcataaagaaagggaaaatacGAATTAATATTACTTTTTTGAGCTGAGGAAAAAAAAGCACTAATAGCACAGAGATGAGAAAGAAAATATCGGATATATTTAGTCTACATTGTCATATTTCcatggagccaaagactcattactctttgattccggattatgatggaataaagcaaaatggctcactaaagtgatTGCACTTTTTTCGATAGTAAAGTACCAGTCATTCAATGTAGttttcgacgcaattttcattttGGGTCATTCGAAAACAGTCTCTTTATGTTGCTAATACAAGGGTAAGAGTGTAAGACTGGGTACATCCGGACCCCCtacccgcaatttgcgggagccattgaggcactagagtaatgttgttgttgttaatgaaTACATGGACATCCATTCCCAAATTAGTCTTTTAGGGAAGTGTATTTAACCACCATAACACTATATGAATAGTGATAGTGGCATTAGAAGGGTCAAGATTTACAGTAGGTCATTCACATTGATTATAGTCCACAGGTGTCTGTTAGCTTTCTCAAGCAACGCTCTCATTATAGTCATTACACTAAGAAAATGCATAAGTAAATATTGGAAAGGAAGGCATATAAATTGATTGACTACCACCAATCTCCAGGTGACTGGAACACAAAATACCAAAAACAATTCAAAAGGCTTTGCTGTAAAGTCAATTATCATAAATAAAGACAAACGCAAAACGCAGTTAAAGGAAAACACAAGGAATCACAAATCTCCCAACTTAACTCCTGAGATAACGCTTCTTTAATTATGGCGTTGGCAAGTTTTATGGAACAGGTATCATTTTGTTTGCAACAACCATAAGTTACATTGTCAGGCAAGCATTTGTGCATTTTTTGaggggaaaataaacaaataaaacatAAAGCCAAAAGCAGACATAATCCTAAACatttatcacaaattcttgtttaagacggcaATATTCGTCTTAAATTTAAAACGGGTTAAGCTTGGTAAATGAGACAAAAGTAGGATGCCTAGGGGCTAACAAAAGTGTTGTCTTACATATGCAAGTGGGAGCATACTTAACCCGTTTTCATCTTAAGATAGATACTGCCGTCTTAAGAGAGGTTTACTGAACATTTAAATAGTACCTTCTCATCAGCATTACTCAACTTCACTCTTTTCTGATTGTCACTGCAAGTCATTTGTTTGCGCCTCTTATTGCCAGGTAACTTGGAAGTTTCTTCCATATTTTGGAACCTAACAGGAACAGAAGAGATGAGACTTCGTGATAAAACAGTGTATATTGAGAAATATCGAAGGCGACTTTGAGGTAGATTTTACTTGATCTCCATAAACGGCGATGCCTGCCTTAGCAGAAAAGATGCATCAAAATAGTCTTCTGGGCCAGATCTTGCTGTCAATATCTGAGAAAAGACAAGGTCAATAGTCAATACCTCAGTAACATGTTCCACCAAAAAATTACTGTACATATATATTCTTAGATTACAAGTTACATACTGCTTCATTTTTTGTACTGAAAACCAAATGCATTAGAAGATACTCTATAATATTTAAATGTTGAGATGACCTACCAAAGCCATGCGCTTCCGACCTTCAAGATAATCTCGTAGATATCTGGTCAGCTTTTCAGTaaaaaaaaaggacaaaatatAAGTAATTCATCATTGGGCAAGATATTAGTATCTTATTGTTTTCTAAAAATTAATTTACAAAATTACCAGTGAGCTCTGGAAGTGTTTCTGCAGTGGCTTTTTGGGGTTCTTTTGATGCTCCAACAATGACTTGAAAAGAAAGTAAAATCTATCAGTTAATTGTGACAACAACAGTACAGCTACATACACACAACTGTCAGTAGATAAATTATAAAGGCATGCAATGTAGAGGGACACATACTCTGAGACACAAACCGAAAACCATTGATGTGTTATTGATGAAATTACTTTCAAGCAGCCTTCCACCCTgcaatgaaaaaaagaaaaaagaaaaaacaattaTAGGAAGAGAATATTGACGAAAAAGGACGAGTGTAGGGGAGGTATATATGGATGGCCACACAAGGTAAACAAAGATTGAAACTGTTTTCAATACATGATTTTGAGCATATACTCTAGTGCAGAAATGAAATAGTATTGTTGATAGAAAAAGAAGTAAACCTGATTTCCAGTCTTTCTCTCCCTCTCAGCACCAGCAAGGTCAACAAAAGTCAGTTCAGTGTCCCTCTCATCAAGGGTATATGTTATGTTAATAATGCACTGCGAACGGCTTGATGAATAAGAAGATGAATGAATATTAGGAAGTGAATGAGTGGGGAAAATGGAGTAAAAGTAGGTAGGTAGGTACCTAGAGTGAGCATTTGAGTTAGTGACGGCGGTGGCGCGTTTTAACATTGCAGCAGCTACAATAGCTTCAGCTTGCTCAACATCCTTGATTAAAACCTGTTTGAGGCCCTTAACAACCGACTGTTGCATGAAGATATGAGTGGCATCCGGTGACAAATCACACAACTTTTCCGACTTTCCTTTTTCAATAGAGATCTCAAAAATAGACATGTAAAATGATGAGGTCCTAGAACTAGAATTAAAGATGTGAGCAAGGGCGCGAGGAAGCAAACCAGGACGTTGAGGAGAGCCGAAGATGGTATGGGTCTTACCAGAGCCAGTGGGACCCAAAGCTGCCAAAAGAGAACTAGTTCCCTTAAGGAAGTCCTCCACAAAAGGCTTCATCATCGTATCGTAAACCTCATCCTGTGTGGAAAGAGGTGAGAAAACATGAGAGAACCCGGTGTAGACCTCCGACTTGGAGCGACCTGAGGCGCAGGAAGGAGGCGTAACGGTGACGGAATGCAAATCATCGTTGACAATTACACAACTCTTCTTCTGCTTATTGGCTACACCTCTCACCCTCAGGAACACCTTGAGATTTGAATCCGAattattggaattggaattggtagAGGTTGATTGATTAGTGACGTCGATAGATAAGATATCGGCCAATGGAAATGCGGAGATGTTTGCGGAGGAAGGGGTTGGGCGTGCTCGCCGGGGTGGATTACGCCGAATGGTCACCGTAGA from Silene latifolia isolate original U9 population chromosome 10, ASM4854445v1, whole genome shotgun sequence encodes:
- the LOC141604577 gene encoding kinesin-like protein KIN-6 isoform X1; the encoded protein is MEEKGCPSTVTIRRNPPRRARPTPSSANISAFPLADILSIDVTNQSTSTNSNSNNSDSNLKVFLRVRGVANKQKKSCVIVNDDLHSVTVTPPSCASGRSKSEVYTGFSHVFSPLSTQDEVYDTMMKPFVEDFLKGTSSLLAALGPTGSGKTHTIFGSPQRPGLLPRALAHIFNSSSRTSSFYMSIFEISIEKGKSEKLCDLSPDATHIFMQQSVVKGLKQVLIKDVEQAEAIVAAAMLKRATAVTNSNAHSSRSQCIINITYTLDERDTELTFVDLAGAERERKTGNQGGRLLESNFINNTSMVFGLCLRSLLEHQKNPKKPLQKHFQSSLLTRYLRDYLEGRKRMALILTARSGPEDYFDASFLLRQASPFMEIKFQNMEETSKLPGNKRRKQMTCSDNQKRVKLSNADEKDGVERTTGGLSKFSNEDISNKVNDDSMEASEAALAEVNNPNAKLQRDYYVMQGFAKALWNVLKQYKEKVKAMQTEIDLLTENISTGHVQYLEMEKELQHLKSCCFCPRQQLPNHQPVGIIAPEEQPKASPSECKSPSFSPEEQPKASPSECKSPSFSQERDDCNHLLSEVTERSFSEAGCRWDNNEIIRLPRHEHSEGKSEFSGLQTLQKRSREIQDLDNTVVCETLEFVNEKTEHDAISRTPFQGAALPSNDVESSVQQDYQPCIQEVHLSAIKCEISRECVGIVDKDPMKKIDTTLKDAAAHVPKSHVVDLTAHSENIGDSVDEKMEKENVTNALQSNFNSKLEAKEISRNPLKSERPKRRLMPASSLLLRDSGTLDVSDDDVKHRGGRGGQRLTGDECKRTKGSASLLRMLKNHFPR
- the LOC141604577 gene encoding kinesin-like protein KIN-6 isoform X3, translated to MEEKGCPSTVTIRRNPPRRARPTPSSANISAFPLADILSIDVTNQSTSTNSNSNNSDSNLKVFLRVRGVANKQKKSCVIVNDDLHSVTVTPPSCASGRSKSEVYTGFSHVFSPLSTQDEVYDTMMKPFVEDFLKGTSSLLAALGPTGSGKTHTIFGSPQRPGLLPRALAHIFNSSSRTSSFYMSIFEISIEKGKSEKLCDLSPDATHIFMQQSVVKGLKQVLIKDVEQAEAIVAAAMLKRATAVTNSNAHSSRSQCIINITYTLDERDTELTFVDLAGAERERKTGNQGGRLLESNFINNTSMVFGLCLRSLLEHQKNPKKPLQKHFQSSLLTRYLRDYLEGRKRMALILTARSGPEDYFDASFLLRQASPFMEIKFQNMEETSKLPGNKRRKQMTCSDNQKRVKLSNADEKDGVERTTGGLSKFSNEDISNKVNDDSMEASEAALAEVNNPNAKLQRDYYVMQGFAKALWNVLKQYKEKVKAMQTEIDLLTENISTGHVQYLEMEKELQHLKSCCFCPRQQLPNHQPVGIIAPEEQPKASPSECKSPSFSPEEQPKASPSECKSPSFSQERDDCNHLLSEVTERSFSEAGCRWDNNEIIRLPRHEHSEGKSEFSGLQTLQKRSREIQDLDNTVVCEVHLGNSPSTTKTLEFVNEKTEHDAISRTPFQGAALPSNDVESSVQQDYQPCIQEVHLSAIKCEISRECVGIVDKDPMKKIDTTLKDAAAHVPKSHVVDLTAHSENIGDSVDEKMEKENVTNALQSNFNSKLEAKEISRNPLKSERPKRRLMPASSLLLRDSGTLDVSDDDVKHRGGRGGQRLTGDECKRTKGSASLLRMLKNHFPR
- the LOC141604577 gene encoding kinesin-like protein KIN-6 isoform X2, whose amino-acid sequence is MEEKGCPSTVTIRRNPPRRARPTPSSANISAFPLADILSIDVTNQSTSTNSNSNNSDSNLKVFLRVRGVANKQKKSCVIVNDDLHSVTVTPPSCASGRSKSEVYTGFSHVFSPLSTQDEVYDTMMKPFVEDFLKGTSSLLAALGPTGSGKTHTIFGSPQRPGLLPRALAHIFNSSSRTSSFYMSIFEISIEKGKSEKLCDLSPDATHIFMQQSVVKGLKQVLIKDVEQAEAIVAAAMLKRATAVTNSNAHSSRSQCIINITYTLDERDTELTFVDLAGAERERKTGNQGGRLLESNFINNTSMVFGLCLRSLLEHQKNPKKPLQKHFQSSLLTRYLRDYLEGRKRMALILTARSGPEDYFDASFLLRQASPFMEIKFQNMEETSKLPGNKRRKQMTCSDNQKRVKLSNADEKDGVERTTGGLSKFSNEDISNKVNDDSMEASEAALAEVNNPNAKLQRDYYVMQGFAKALWNVLKQYKEKVKAMQTEIDLLTENISTGHVQYLEMEKELQHLKSCCFCPRQQLPNHQPVGIIAPEEQPKASPSECKSPSFSPEEQPKASPSECKSPSFSQERDDCNHLLSEVTERSFSEAGCRWDNNEIIRLPRHEHSEGKSEFSGLQTLQKRSREIQDLDNTVVCEGAALPSNDVESSVQQDYQPCIQEVHLSAIKCEISRECVGIVDKDPMKKIDTTLKDAAAHVPKSHVVDLTAHSENIGDSVDEKMEKENVTNALQSNFNSKLEAKEISRNPLKSERPKRRLMPASSLLLRDSGTLDVSDDDVKHRGGRGGQRLTGDECKRTKGSASLLRMLKNHFPR